CTGGGTACTCATCTGCTATTCCCAGCTCTTCAATATTGGTTAAATTGCTCAATGCGCAAATGTTGCCTTTGATATTAGTGCCGCTGACATAAATTGCCTTTAAGTTAGGCATATTGGAAAAAACAGACAAATCTCCTGAAATTTGGGTATGGGTCATGGCAAAAGTTTCTAACTTAACCAGGCCTTTTAAGCATGAAATGTCTCCTGTTATATTTGGATCAAAGGCAAATTTCAGGCTTCTTAGCTTTGTTGCGTTGCTTAATGAGCAGATATCGCCGGAAACTTCAGGATTGGAATAAAGACTAAAAACCTCCAAATTTGTCAGATTCTTCAAATTGGCAATATCGCCCTTAATTCCGTGCTCAGTCGCATCCAGATACTGCAGGCAGGCCAAATCCTTTAATTGCGCCAAATCTTTAAGTGAATCTTTATCAGTAATTCGGATAAAGTCTTCCTTAGGGTATAACATCTGGTATTCTTTATAGACAGAAGTTTTAATATCGCCTGATTGGCAGGGCTCCAATGCAAAAGCAAAATTAGCCAAGAAAATGAATATGATCAATGCTATGGTTCTCTTAGTCATATCTATACTGGCAATTACTGCAGATATAAAACTTTCTATTTAAACAACAAAATTCCACTTGTCTTATATGATTGAGAAAACGATATCATTACATCCAATAATCTTCCACTCTATTTGAAGGTAATTTTCTCCCAATTCTAATCGCCATTGAAGGAGCATTTTCTACAATGATCTCTGCTAATCTATCAGCACGTCGTCTAGATTTTTTGTCCATTTCTGAAATTATCTCTACCTCAACTCCAAGAATGCCCAACCCGTCAAAATATGCCCCATTAACTGCTCTCTCAACCTTTACAGTGAGACCATTCATCCGATAAGTATCTACATCTGTCATATCAAATTTTTGGGCATTGTCAATCCATAAAAAATCAGGTGGAGAAACTATTCTTCGGACTTCCCCCCAGATAGAACTGATTCTCTTAAAATCAAATTCAAATTGTTCATCCTTTTGTCTTAAAATAACAGAATAATATTCTTGGATATTTTTTGGGTCTGTTTTTATATATAGTTTACTCTCTGTCACCATGATAAATAGAATTGAGGACTCATATATAAAGTTTATTATGCTTTGGTTATGAACATAAATATCGCAATCTTTATAAGACAATCCTTATTTCTTTGGTCCAAATGGAAGAACGATCGCATGGAAGAGATCAGAAGAGTCAAGCTTCCCAGGGGAAAGCAGTGCATTGGAATTCTTGACCAGAGATTAGGGGCTTCCAGAAACAGGGTAAGGTGCTTTGACGGCAAAACAAGGATATGCAGGATTCCAGGCAGAATGAAGAGAAAGCTTTGGGTCAGGGAGGGCGATGTTGTCCTGATCGAGCCGTGGGAGCTCGGAGGAGATGACAAAGCAGACATAATTTTCAAGTACAGGCCTTCTCAAGTTCAATGGCTGAAGAAGAACGGCTATCTGAAGAATCTTGCAGAGTTTGAGGCGTTTTAATTACTCAAAAATAGAAATCTTTAAATATTCTTTATTGTTTTGATGGATTATGATGGGTGGCAGATTGCATTTTGCAATATTGATTGTGATGTTTCTTGACATAGTGGGCCTGATAAAGGCGACATTCGGCATTGAGGGAGTTTTCATATGGCAGCTTTTCCTGACTGTCATTTTCCTGATATCCGGAATTTCAATAATGTACCTTCTGCTTAAAGAAGATGCGTGGGCATGGCCTTATATTTATTTTTCTGCTGTGCTGGTTGATGTCATTTACCTTTATTTCCTGACAGGCGGCTCTTTCATGTTATTTTTACTTGCTCTGTTTACAATAATTGGCATGCTGGCTTCCCTGAATATCGTTAAAAAAGAGAAAGCCAAGGATGAAGATTTTTATGAAGCCAAAGACATTGTTAAGGATATTGAAATAGAGCCTTCTGAAACAAAGTATTCTGTTGAAACATATGAGCCAGGCAAGTACGTTGCAAGCAAAAACGCCAGCTATTACCATGCGCCAAAATGCGACTGGGCGGAGAAGATCAATGCAAGAAACAGGGTTTGGCTGAACAGCGATGAGGAAGCGAAGAAGAAAGGGTATAAGAAGCATAATTGCTTGAAGTAAGTTAAAATTTTATAAATCAAATGAGTGTGGTATCAATGAAAGATGAAGACCTGTTAGAGCAAATTTTGATGGCAGAAGAGTGGGGCATTATGCTGTCTAGCGGTGTTGAGCTTTCAAAATCACTTCAACTCTTAAAAGAAAGGTATCCGAATTACGATTCTGAGATTGGAACGATATTGAATAGTGTGGAAAGCGGTTGGTCTATCAAGGACGAGTTGCATTCAGTACGCGCCGAACGTTTCTATCCATTTTTGGCCGCCATGATTGAGGTTGGTGAAGAAACATATAATTTATGTAATGCTCTTATCGGGGCATCAGAAACCCTGTGGATACAATTAAGGGTAAAACGAGACAAACCAACAAAATACAATAACGAGGTTGTTTTCTACACGCAACTTGCAGCATTGGTTGAAAGATTTCCTGTAAGCAGAAGATTGAAACAACCCGCAGAAAGGGCATTGGAGGTCATACGTTGTTCTGATTATCTGCCAGAAGATTGGAAAGAAGCTATTATGGATAGAGAAGGCATATCCTATGATAACTTATTATCTGGCGTTATGTCCAAACACAAAGAAATATTTGATGAGATGGATGCTGAAATAGTCAAATCTGCTGAGAAAAACAGAACACTTAAGGATGCGCTAAACAATTTGGCGCAGTTTTATTGTAAAAGACGAGAATATGAGCTTTGCTATAAAAAATAAGATATCTAAAGGTATTTTAGATGAGATCAAATTTAGTTGATAAAGACAGAATATTTTCATTTGCAAATTCTATTTCTGACAAAGTTCTTGAAGCGCCAAATAATAAAGTAAAAGAATTTGCTGAAGAGCATTTTGGCAGTTATAAAAACTATTTGGAAGAGATTAGAAGGCTTATAAGAGAAGATTCAATGAATTTATTGAAGGCATTTGGTGATGAGCCATTATTTTATTGTCAGGTTAAAGAGGATGATCCTGTATTGAGAGGTATTCAATCTTCATACCAACAAGGGGTTTATTGTGATTTTCCATTAAAAAATCAGCTTTATTTAGATTTTCTTTCAAAAAATGAAAATCAAAAACCATGTATTGCCTCTATAGAGAATTTCATAAAAAAGTACTCATTCGAGATAAACATCCCTTCTCATTTAATTTGGTGCATGGAAAGGGCCCATTTCTATCTGTCTGAAAGGGAATTTTCAATGTTTATTAATTGGCGGGGAGGGAGCCTGCTTGCGCCTATAGAATGGTCTCTTAATAAGATGCCAGTCAATATCTTCCCTATTGGAAAAAATAGAGAGATTACTAAAGTTGGTGTTACTGCAAAATATTATGGCCAACCTTTAGAACTGATTGAATTCAAAGAAAGTGGAGCAGTAATAACGCCTCCTCTTGCATGTGAAAATCCGTACCATCAATGGGGCAGATTGTTTGAAGATCCTAAACTATACCGATCTTTAACATCAATTGTTGAAGCAGTGAAACAGGAAAGGGATATGCCCGCCATAAAGATAGAATGGTCTACAGGATATTGCAGGTTCATCAGGACAAAGAATAAATCTCAGCCAGATGCGCAGGATATACTGCAGTTGGTTTAATATATTGCTGTATAAGACCTTAATAATCGCAGCTTTATCATAGAGATAGAAAAGCATTTATAAAAAATAGTATGATAAAACCGCTTTAGGCCAATATTTCGCGTATATCTGATTCTTCAATTCCTACTGACA
Above is a window of Candidatus Woesearchaeota archaeon DNA encoding:
- the eif1A gene encoding translation initiation factor eIF-1A; its protein translation is MEEIRRVKLPRGKQCIGILDQRLGASRNRVRCFDGKTRICRIPGRMKRKLWVREGDVVLIEPWELGGDDKADIIFKYRPSQVQWLKKNGYLKNLAEFEAF
- a CDS encoding type II secretion system F family protein; its protein translation is MKDEDLLEQILMAEEWGIMLSSGVELSKSLQLLKERYPNYDSEIGTILNSVESGWSIKDELHSVRAERFYPFLAAMIEVGEETYNLCNALIGASETLWIQLRVKRDKPTKYNNEVVFYTQLAALVERFPVSRRLKQPAERALEVIRCSDYLPEDWKEAIMDREGISYDNLLSGVMSKHKEIFDEMDAEIVKSAEKNRTLKDALNNLAQFYCKRREYELCYKK